GGCTCGATATCGGCCTTTTCCTGTGCGAGGACGAACGAGAGAGGACCGAAATAGGCCAGTTCGAGGCGGCCGCGCGACATCGCCTCGATCATCGAGGAATAGTCGGTCGTCACGACGAGCTCGACGTCCATCTCCAGCTCCTCTTCGAGGTGCTTCTTGAGCGGTTCATTGTTCTTGATGACGTCCGAGGCGTTCTCGTCGGGCAGCAGGGCAACCCGGAGCGTGTCGGGTGCGGCGCTCGCCTCTCCGGCGGCACCGCAGCCGGAGAGAAGGAGGGCGGAAGTCAGCAGGGCTGCCGCAGCAGCGGTGAAACGGGGGCGTCCGATCATGGTGATTCACTCCTGGGGTGAGTCGTGTCGCTTGGTGAGTCGGGTCGTGCAATGGGTCGTTCGATGTCGTGGTGGGTGCGACTGAGTTCGGTTGAGCGGCTCTGGTCAGGAGCGCTCGGCCGCAAGCGTGTCCTGACCGGCTCTTACAGGGGCGTCGGATCGGGAATCGTCCGGCGCGCCTTCGTAGATCAGGCGGAGGTCTGCGTCGGTGATGCCGGCAGC
The window above is part of the Brevibacterium spongiae genome. Proteins encoded here:
- a CDS encoding PhnD/SsuA/transferrin family substrate-binding protein, with product MIGRPRFTAAAAALLTSALLLSGCGAAGEASAAPDTLRVALLPDENASDVIKNNEPLKKHLEEELEMDVELVVTTDYSSMIEAMSRGRLELAYFGPLSFVLAQEKADIEP